A stretch of the Mycobacterium shigaense genome encodes the following:
- a CDS encoding DUF2469 domain-containing protein: protein MSAEDLEKYETEMELSLYREYKDIVGQFSYVVETERRFYLANSVEMVPRNADGEVYFELRLSDAWVWDMYRPARFVKQVRVVTFKDVNIEEVEKPELRLPE, encoded by the coding sequence ATGAGCGCTGAGGATCTCGAAAAGTACGAAACCGAGATGGAGCTCTCGCTGTACCGCGAATACAAGGACATCGTCGGGCAGTTCAGCTACGTCGTGGAGACCGAGCGGCGCTTCTATCTGGCCAACAGCGTGGAGATGGTGCCCCGCAACGCCGACGGCGAGGTCTACTTCGAGCTGCGGCTCTCCGATGCCTGGGTGTGGGACATGTATCGGCCGGCGCGGTTCGTCAAGCAGGTGCGCGTGGTCACCTTCAAGGACGTCAACATCGAAGAGGTGGAGAAGCCGGAGCTGCGGCTTCCCGAATAG
- a CDS encoding GAF and ANTAR domain-containing protein produces the protein MADDSNASNADVPDLLPGGEKADPGTVFAALAEIIYQGSAANEMYAAICIAATLVVKGCDHASLLVREGDNYVTVGASDQLARQIDEFERRTGDGPCIDAIEEETPQIDADLTTPSLWPKLAKALVADTPVRGAMGFRLLVNKRKGAALNLFSDTPNLFDAEAAGRAAVLAAFASVAINAVAKGEDAASLRRGLLSNREIGKAVGMLMALNDITEDDAFDLLRHHSQALNIKLADVARAVIETRGQLPSGGENPLTG, from the coding sequence ATGGCAGACGACTCGAACGCCTCGAATGCCGATGTGCCCGATTTGTTGCCCGGCGGGGAAAAAGCCGACCCCGGAACCGTCTTCGCGGCCCTCGCGGAGATCATCTACCAGGGCTCGGCGGCGAACGAGATGTACGCCGCGATCTGCATCGCCGCGACCCTGGTCGTCAAGGGCTGCGACCACGCCAGCCTGCTGGTGCGCGAGGGCGACAACTACGTCACCGTCGGCGCGAGCGACCAGCTCGCCCGGCAGATCGACGAGTTCGAGCGGCGCACCGGCGACGGGCCGTGCATCGACGCGATCGAGGAGGAAACCCCCCAGATCGACGCGGACCTGACCACGCCGTCCCTGTGGCCCAAGCTCGCCAAGGCGCTGGTCGCGGACACCCCGGTGCGCGGGGCCATGGGATTCAGGCTGCTGGTCAACAAGCGCAAGGGCGCCGCGCTCAATCTGTTCAGCGACACGCCAAACCTGTTCGACGCCGAGGCGGCAGGGCGGGCGGCGGTGCTGGCGGCCTTCGCCAGCGTGGCGATCAATGCCGTGGCCAAGGGCGAAGACGCCGCGAGCCTGCGCCGCGGCCTGCTGAGCAACCGGGAGATCGGCAAGGCGGTCGGCATGCTGATGGCCTTGAACGACATCACCGAGGACGACGCGTTCGACCTGCTGCGACACCACTCCCAGGCGCTGAACATCAAGCTGGCCGACGTGGCGCGGGCCGTCATCGAAACGCGCGGCCAACTGCCGTCCGGCGGCGAGAATCCCCTGACCGGCTAG
- the fdhD gene encoding formate dehydrogenase accessory sulfurtransferase FdhD, producing MGNVTARRHAQHLTADRAITRPETLAVEEPLEIRVDGTPVTVTMRTPGSDFELARGFLLTEGVIADREQVHAIRYCDGRDDKGANTYNVLDVTLAAGVAPPDLDVTRNFYTTSSCGVCGKASLDAVRVIGRFAPGDDPVTVAAATLQAMPGQLRGAQKVFASTGGLHAAALFAADGAMLVVREDIGRHNAVDKVIGWALENGRVPVAGSVLLVSGRASFELTQKAVVAGIPVLAAVSAPSSLAVSLAEESGLTLVAFLRGDSMNVYTRADRIR from the coding sequence GTGGGGAATGTAACCGCGCGACGGCACGCCCAACATCTCACCGCCGATCGGGCGATCACCCGCCCCGAGACCCTGGCCGTCGAAGAACCGCTGGAAATTCGGGTGGACGGGACGCCGGTCACGGTGACGATGCGCACGCCCGGTTCCGATTTCGAACTCGCGCGAGGCTTTCTGCTGACCGAGGGCGTGATCGCCGATCGCGAGCAGGTGCACGCCATCCGCTACTGCGACGGCCGCGACGACAAGGGCGCCAACACCTACAACGTGCTGGATGTGACGCTGGCCGCCGGGGTCGCGCCGCCGGACCTCGACGTCACCCGGAACTTCTACACCACCTCGTCGTGCGGGGTCTGCGGCAAGGCGTCGCTGGACGCGGTGCGGGTGATCGGCCGTTTTGCGCCGGGTGATGACCCCGTGACGGTGGCCGCGGCCACGCTGCAGGCGATGCCCGGCCAACTTCGGGGGGCGCAAAAGGTTTTCGCGAGCACCGGCGGGCTGCACGCGGCGGCGCTCTTCGCCGCCGACGGCGCGATGCTGGTGGTGCGCGAGGACATCGGCAGGCACAACGCCGTCGACAAGGTCATCGGCTGGGCGCTGGAAAACGGGCGGGTGCCGGTGGCGGGCTCGGTGCTGCTGGTCAGCGGGCGGGCCTCGTTCGAGTTGACGCAGAAGGCCGTGGTGGCCGGTATCCCCGTGCTGGCCGCGGTGTCGGCGCCGTCGTCGTTGGCGGTGTCGCTGGCCGAGGAGTCCGGACTCACGCTGGTGGCGTTCCTGCGGGGGGACTCGATGAACGTGTACACCCGCGCGGATCGCATCCGGTAG
- a CDS encoding 5'-phosphate oxidase, with the protein MARFKTEMATCPACRREAEATVEYTYDSDGNVIGRRVREVHCRSADCPGSDVPPHWG; encoded by the coding sequence ATGGCGCGGTTCAAGACGGAGATGGCGACCTGTCCGGCCTGCCGGCGGGAGGCCGAGGCCACCGTCGAGTACACCTACGACAGCGACGGCAACGTCATCGGCAGGCGGGTGCGTGAGGTGCATTGCCGATCCGCCGACTGCCCGGGCAGCGACGTACCCCCGCACTGGGGCTGA
- a CDS encoding YraN family protein: protein MTTWKAYEAEKRPSRIQLGAMGEGLAVDHLTGMGLRILQRNWRCRHGELDVIACDDARGMVVFVEVKTRTGDGFGGLPYAVTERKFRRLRRLAGLWLAAQDRRWAAVRLDVIGVRLRPARDPEITHLQGIG from the coding sequence ATGACGACGTGGAAGGCCTACGAGGCCGAGAAGAGACCGTCCCGGATACAGCTCGGGGCGATGGGCGAGGGCCTGGCCGTGGACCACCTGACCGGGATGGGATTGCGGATCCTGCAGCGCAATTGGCGGTGCCGCCACGGCGAGCTCGACGTGATCGCGTGCGACGACGCCCGCGGCATGGTGGTGTTCGTCGAGGTCAAGACGCGCACCGGCGACGGCTTCGGCGGCCTGCCGTACGCGGTCACCGAGCGTAAGTTCCGGCGGCTGCGCCGGCTGGCGGGGCTGTGGCTGGCCGCTCAGGACCGCCGCTGGGCGGCGGTGCGCCTGGACGTGATCGGGGTGCGGCTGCGGCCGGCTCGCGACCCGGAGATCACCCACCTGCAGGGGATCGGCTGA
- a CDS encoding YifB family Mg chelatase-like AAA ATPase — translation MALGRAFSVGVRGLDGEIVEIEADITSGLPGVHLVGLPDAALQESRDRVRAAVTNCGDEWPMSRLTLALSPATLPKMGSVYDVALAAAVLSAQRKHPWERLEKTVLLGELSLDGRVRPVRGVLPAVLAAKREGWPAVVVPVDNLAEASLVDGVNVWGVRTLGQLRAWLCGSAQLHHRISGGSTEPEPAADLADVVGQAQARFAVEVAAAGAHHLMLTGPPGVGKTMLAQRLPGLLPKLTDGEALEVTAIHSVAGLLSGDTPLITRAPFVAPHHSSSVAALVGGGSGLARPGAVSRAHRGVLFLDECAEISVSALEALRTPLEDGEIRLARRDGVACYPARFQLVLAANPCPCAPADPRDCICAAATKRRYLGKLFGPLLDRVDLRVQLHPVRAGAISSVEGESTAQVRARVAQARETAAARWRPHGFRTNAEVSGSLLRRRFRPGNAAMNPLRIALDRGLLSIRGLDRSLRVAWSLADLAGRSSPGLDEVSAALSFRQPEAHR, via the coding sequence ATGGCGCTGGGGCGTGCGTTCTCGGTCGGGGTGCGCGGGCTGGACGGCGAGATCGTGGAGATCGAGGCCGACATCACCTCCGGGCTACCGGGGGTACACCTGGTCGGCCTGCCCGACGCCGCGTTGCAGGAATCCCGCGACCGCGTTCGCGCGGCGGTCACCAACTGCGGCGACGAGTGGCCGATGTCGCGGCTGACCCTGGCGCTGTCGCCGGCGACGCTGCCGAAGATGGGATCGGTCTACGACGTCGCGCTGGCCGCCGCGGTGCTGTCGGCGCAGCGCAAGCACCCGTGGGAACGGCTGGAAAAGACGGTGCTGCTGGGGGAGTTGTCCCTGGACGGCCGCGTGCGGCCGGTACGCGGCGTGCTGCCCGCCGTGCTGGCCGCCAAGCGCGAGGGCTGGCCAGCCGTCGTGGTGCCCGTGGACAACCTGGCCGAGGCCAGCCTGGTCGACGGCGTCAACGTGTGGGGTGTGCGCACCCTCGGGCAACTGCGGGCCTGGTTGTGCGGTTCGGCGCAGTTGCACCACCGGATCAGCGGGGGCAGCACCGAGCCCGAGCCGGCCGCGGATCTGGCCGACGTGGTCGGGCAAGCGCAGGCGCGCTTCGCGGTCGAGGTGGCGGCGGCCGGGGCGCACCACCTGATGCTGACCGGTCCCCCGGGTGTCGGTAAAACCATGCTGGCGCAACGTCTTCCGGGGTTGTTGCCGAAGCTGACGGACGGTGAGGCCCTGGAGGTCACGGCCATCCACTCGGTGGCCGGCCTGCTGTCCGGGGACACGCCGCTGATCACCCGGGCGCCGTTCGTGGCGCCGCACCACAGCTCCAGCGTCGCGGCCCTGGTGGGCGGGGGCTCGGGACTGGCCCGCCCCGGCGCCGTGAGCCGGGCCCACCGCGGGGTGCTCTTCCTCGACGAGTGCGCCGAGATCAGCGTCTCGGCACTCGAGGCGCTGCGAACACCGTTGGAGGACGGGGAGATTCGCCTGGCCCGCCGCGACGGCGTGGCGTGCTATCCGGCCCGGTTCCAGTTGGTGCTGGCCGCCAACCCGTGCCCGTGCGCGCCAGCGGATCCGCGCGATTGCATCTGCGCGGCGGCAACCAAGCGCCGTTACCTTGGCAAGCTGTTCGGGCCACTGCTGGACAGGGTGGACCTGCGGGTGCAGCTGCACCCGGTACGGGCGGGGGCGATTTCGTCCGTCGAGGGCGAATCGACCGCCCAGGTGCGCGCCCGGGTGGCACAGGCGCGCGAGACGGCCGCCGCGCGCTGGCGCCCGCACGGATTCCGCACCAACGCCGAGGTCAGCGGGTCGTTGCTGCGCCGGAGATTCCGCCCCGGCAACGCCGCGATGAATCCGCTGCGCATCGCCCTGGACCGCGGGCTGCTCAGCATCCGCGGGCTGGATCGCTCGCTGCGGGTCGCGTGGAGCCTGGCCGATCTGGCCGGCCGCAGTTCGCCCGGCCTCGACGAGGTCTCCGCGGCGCTCAGCTTCCGGCAACCCGAAGCGCACCGATGA